The Thermodesulfovibrionia bacterium genome contains a region encoding:
- a CDS encoding NifU family protein — MTEETSEDKTRREVSEVIKSLQWLMDKHDGYFALGDINGNEVAIHCSGVCTTCDTKCIEEAIKEKLPHLKIIFR; from the coding sequence ATGACTGAAGAAACTTCTGAGGACAAGACAAGAAGAGAAGTATCAGAGGTCATAAAGAGCCTTCAATGGCTCATGGATAAACATGACGGCTATTTTGCATTAGGCGACATCAATGGCAATGAAGTCGCTATCCACTGTTCCGGTGTCTGCACAACCTGCGATACCAAATGCATAGAAGAAGCGATCAAAGAAAAACTGCCGCACCTGAAAATAATATTCCGTTAG
- a CDS encoding rubredoxin, translated as MWKCTICGYEYDDAAEGTPFEELPDDWKCPVCNAPKEAFEKIS; from the coding sequence ATGTGGAAATGCACTATTTGCGGTTATGAGTATGACGATGCAGCTGAGGGGACTCCGTTTGAAGAACTTCCAGACGACTGGAAGTGCCCTGTCTGCAATGCGCCTAAAGAGGCTTTTGAAAAGATCAGTTAA